The Pan paniscus chromosome 15, NHGRI_mPanPan1-v2.0_pri, whole genome shotgun sequence genome includes a window with the following:
- the LOC100981067 gene encoding PDZ and LIM domain protein 1-like — translation MQHPACLSPRVVAHHSRAMTTQQLVLQGPGPWGFRLVGVKDFEQPLTISRVTPGSKVALANLCIRDVITAIDGENSSNMTHLEAQNRIKGCKDNMTLTVARSEHKVWSPLVTEEEKCRPYKMNLASEPQEVLHIGSAHNRSSMPFTTSPASSTNARVITNQYNNPAGLYSSENISNFNNALESDCYQRGGGKHAQPPISLVIDKESEVCKMLQEKRELNEPPKQSVSFLVLQKILESEEKEDPNKPSGFRSVKGPVTKVAALIGNAQKLPMCDKCGPGIVGVFVKLWDRHRHPECYLCTDCCTNLKQRGHFFVEDQIYCEKHAWE, via the coding sequence ATGCAACATCCTGCCTGTCTGTCCCCGCGGGTCGTTGCCCACCACAGCCGCGCCATGACCACCCAGCAGCTCGTCCTCCAGGGCCCGGGCCCGTGGGGCTTCCGTCTCGTGGGTGTCAAGGACTTCGAGCAGCCTCTCACCATTTCCCGGGTCACTCCTGGAAGCAAGGTGGCTCTAGCTAATTTATGTATCAGAGATGTAATCACAGCCATTGATGGGGAAAATTCTAGCAATATGACGCACTTGGAAGCTCAGAACAGAATCAAAGGCTGCAAAGACAACATGACTCTCACTGTAGCCAGATCCGAACATAAAGTCTGGTCTCCTCTGGTGACGGAGGAAGAGAAGTGTCGTCCATACAAGATGAATTTAGCCTCTGAACCCCAGGAGGTCCTGCACATAGGAAGCGCCCACAACCGAAGTTCCATGCCCTTTACCACCTCGCCTGCCTCCAGCACTAACGCCAGGGTCATCACAAACCAGTACAACAACCCAGCTGGCCTCTACTCTTCTGAAAATATATCCAACTTCAACAACGCCCTGGAGTCAGACTGCTACCAGCGGGGTGGAGGCAAACATGCTCAGCCTCCAATCAGCCTTGTCATTGACAAAGAATCTGAAGTTTGCAAGATGCTTCAGGAGAAACGGGAGTTGAATGAGCCCCCAAAACAGTCTGTGTCTTTTCTGGTTTTGCAGAAAATCCTGGAGTCTGAAGAAAAAGAGGATCCCAACAAGCCCTCAGGATTCAGAAGTGTTAAAGGTCCTGTCACTAAAGTGGCTGCATTGATTGGAAATGCTCAGAAGTTGCCTATGTGTGACAAATGTGGCCCTGGAATTGTCGGTGTGTTCGTGAAGCTGTGGGACCGTCACCGCCATCCTGAGTGTTACTTGTGCACTGACTGTTGCACCAACCTGAAACAGAGGGGCCATTTCTTTGTGGAGGATCAAATCTACTGTGAGAAGCATGCCTGGGAGTGA